DNA sequence from the Chryseobacterium indicum genome:
TACAGTTTGATTGGCTCTTCCCACATCGAAGTTGAATGAAGCATCTTCCCAATTCGAAATGGGTAATTTACTGTGAGTAACACTTTGTCCCAATCCTATATTATATTCATAGTATCCGTTACCTGCCAATAAATTCAAATTATGCTTACCAAATCTTTTCTGATAATTAAGCGTGTTTTCTAAACTCCATTCAAACTTTTCCTGAGTTGTTCTGCTGAGACTGTTTACACCCAGATTACTGTAATTTGCATTCAAATAATAAAGAGGTGTAAAATTCCAGCTTCCCCAATAAGCTTTTTTACCGTTGATAGAAGATTTAAAGGTTAAATCTTTTGTGATCTTTACTTCCGCAAAGATATTGGCAATGAAATCATCCGACCATCCATGATTTCCCAACTGGGTATATTTAAAAGCTAAAGGATTTGACATCTCATTCTGAACAAGACTTGAAATGCCGTAAGGAATACCATCTTGATTTCTTACCACAAAAGGTCTCGCTGCAGCAGGAACTGCTGACAAATCAGGATTTAAAATTGGAGTCGTTGGATCCAAGTTTACTGCAGAACTCAAAGGACCTCCAAATTCTCCATTTGAGTTGATTCCCTGAGATTTTGTATGGGTATAAGCAAACGTCTGTCCTAAAGTAAGCCAGTCTGTAACTTTATGAGTGGAGTTTAATCTAGCGGTTAATCTTTTATAATAAGAAATATCACTCATTACGATACCGGTCTGATCATAATATCCGAATGAACCATAAAAAGTAGATTTTTCGTTTCCTCCACTAATACTTACTTCATGGTTGGATCTTTCACCTGTATTGAATATAACATCCTGCCAGTTTGTTCCCTCACCAAGAGATTGTGGATTTGCAAATTTCGGAGTCTGTCCTGCATTTACATACGCTTCATTAAGAATTGTTGCATACTGAGTTGCGTTTAACAGATCCAGCTTTCTTGATGCATGACCGAAACCATAAAACCCGTTATAGCTAAGATTCAATCTTCCTTTTTTACCTTTTTTTGTAGTTACTAAAATAACTCCTCTTGCAGCAGAAACTCCATAGATTGCAGATGAAGCTCCATCTTTCAGAACTTCGATATTTTCAATATCAGATTGGTTTAGCCAACCAATTCCATCTACCACAATTCCATCTACAACCCACAACGGATCATTACTTGCTCCAAAACTGGTAATTCCTCTTACACGAATTGTTGCACTAGATCCCGGCTGACCCGAGTTAGAAATTACATTTACACCAGCAGCTCTTCCTTGCAGAACCTGCTCCGGTTTTCCGGCTGGGATTGCCTCAATGTCGCTTGCTTTGATACTCGAGATGGCTCCCGTCACATTACTCTTTTTCTGAGTACCATAACCAATCATGACTACTTCCTCAATTTTCTGTTCTTTTGGAAGGGTGTCGTTCTTTGTGTTTTGGGCACTGAAATTTGCAGTGAAATACAGCACCGCAACCATGCCTAAACTTCTAGATATTCTTACATTCATATACAGTTAGTTTTTTAATTCTCAAATTGAGACAATAAAAATATATTTTTTTTTAATTATTTAACATTTTATTAATAACTATTTTAATATTTCCTGTATTTTTGGGCATTTGAAGGCATAAATTTTTCTTCGAAAACCATAAATATTTCCAAAAAACAGATAAAATCAATCCCCAAAATGACGACCAAGCTCTCGAAAATATCGCTTCCGCTTAAACTTACTTTTCTAATTTTCTCTATGGTGCTAAACTGCATGGGCATTGTAATTCTTCAGCTTTCGGAAGCCAAAAT
Encoded proteins:
- a CDS encoding SusC/RagA family TonB-linked outer membrane protein translates to MNVRISRSLGMVAVLYFTANFSAQNTKNDTLPKEQKIEEVVMIGYGTQKKSNVTGAISSIKASDIEAIPAGKPEQVLQGRAAGVNVISNSGQPGSSATIRVRGITSFGASNDPLWVVDGIVVDGIGWLNQSDIENIEVLKDGASSAIYGVSAARGVILVTTKKGKKGRLNLSYNGFYGFGHASRKLDLLNATQYATILNEAYVNAGQTPKFANPQSLGEGTNWQDVIFNTGERSNHEVSISGGNEKSTFYGSFGYYDQTGIVMSDISYYKRLTARLNSTHKVTDWLTLGQTFAYTHTKSQGINSNGEFGGPLSSAVNLDPTTPILNPDLSAVPAAARPFVVRNQDGIPYGISSLVQNEMSNPLAFKYTQLGNHGWSDDFIANIFAEVKITKDLTFKSSINGKKAYWGSWNFTPLYYLNANYSNLGVNSLSRTTQEKFEWSLENTLNYQKRFGKHNLNLLAGNGYYEYNIGLGQSVTHSKLPISNWEDASFNFDVGRANQTVSAWDYINTHKVSYFGRVVYDYDNKYLLTGTVRRDGSSKFGANQHWGTFPAFSLGWNVNNENFWPENKIINTLKLRGGYGILGNDGIDDFQFASFYVSGANYTGYNSTGEEVILPGYYPNTLANPDLKWETTSQMNFAADIKFLNNFNLTVDYYKKKTSDILRKIFIPGYVGVTNAPTANIGDMENEGVEVELGYKKNWSDWGVSVNGNFAYLKNTVTRLERGRDYIDGPGFQSMGPVSRLQVGESYGSFYGYNTLGIFQNQAQINSYVNANGQMILPNAKPGDFIWADTNGDGVITDADKVNLGNSVPKFTFGMTVSLNYKNWDLMVFAQGQAGNKIFQGLRRLDLLNANYQTAILDRWTGEGTSNTTPRVTVNDTNHNYTWMSNYYLQKGDYVRIKLVQLGYTLPQSATQNFGVNKLRLYVTGENLFTFTKYTGYDPEIAAGDSFGIDRAYYPQARTFIFGANITF